The following are from one region of the Arachis duranensis cultivar V14167 chromosome 10, aradu.V14167.gnm2.J7QH, whole genome shotgun sequence genome:
- the LOC107470786 gene encoding probable glycosyltransferase At5g03795, whose amino-acid sequence MNLGFKFLCHAETKRLISLLGVIVVIVLVVQFSELPYSEFVTSLAGKITSFSMDASMVDSKLEGNIDNTHPNGSTPASQLDQDRSSLVHNNGNGSSINSAPSNNAPAPQSMVALSNQTSLNSETDSTSPMMSVMSNSSLAKKDTTKGESSGSLLGNNSKVGNGKYVTKKNPKGKPSKVVSISDMNLLLQQSHDSSQLVKPTRSSAVDQEIFHARSEIENAPIITNDSRLYPPLYRNVSMFKRSYELMEKMLKVYIYKDGDRPIFHEPLLDGIYASEGWFMKLMEENKHFVTQDPESAHLFYIPFSSRLLQLTIYVRNSHNRSNLIQYMAKHVDMIAGKYPFWSRTDGADHFVVACHDWAPAETRGRILNCIRALCNADIEVGFKIGKDVSLPETYIRSPNNPAKNIGGNPPSERPILAFFAGGLHGYVRPTLLNHWENKEPDMKISGPLPHVKGNANYIELMKSSKFCICARGHEVNSPRVVEAIFHECVPVIISDNFIPPLFEVLNWESFAVFVAEKDIPNLRSILLSISEEKYLEMHKRVKKVQKHFVWHYKPVKYDLFYMLLHSIWYNRLFRISHS is encoded by the exons ATGAATCTGGGATTCAAATTCCTGTGTCATGCTGAAACCAAGAGGTTAATTTCATTGTTAGGAGTGATAGTAGTTATAGTTTTAGTGGTTCAGTTTTCTGAACTTCCATATAGTGAATTTGTTACTTCCCTTGCTGGCAAGATTACTAGTTTCTCAATGGATGCATCTATGGTTGATTCTAAACTGGAGGGTAATATTGATAATACACACCCAAATGGTTCAACTCCTGCATCCCAATTAGATCAAGATAGAAGTTCACTAGTTCACAATAATGGCAATGGTTCATCCATCAATAGTGCACCTTCAAACAATGCACCAGCACCACAGAGTATGGTGGCATTGTCAAATCAAACATCACTAAATTCAGAAACAGATTCAACAAGTCCAATGATGTCTGTCATGTCCAATTCAAGTTTGGCGAAAAAAGACACGACAAAGGGTGAGAGTTCTGGTTCTTTGCTGGGTAATAATTCGAAGGTTGGTAATGGCAAGTATGTGACTAAAAAGAATCCCAAAGGGAAGCCCTCTAAAGTAGTTTCGATATCCGACATGAACTTATTGTTGCAGCAAAGTCATGATTCATCCCAATTAGTG AAACCAACAAGGTCTTCAGCTGTTGATCAGGAAATATTTCATGCAAGATCTGAGATCGAAAATGCACCTATCATCACGAATGATTCGAGACTTTACCCGCCTCTCTACAGGAATGTCTCCATGTTCAAAAG GAGTTATGAACTAATGGAGAAGATGCTCAAAGTTTACATCTACAAAGATGGAGACAGACCCATCTTTCATGAACCCTTACTGGATGGAATATATGCATCTGAAGGATGGTTCATGAAACTAATGGAGGAAAACAAACACTTTGTCACTCAAGATCCCGAATCGGCTCACCTGTTCTACATACCTTTCAGTTCAAGATTGTTGCAGTTGACTATCTATGTTCGAAACTCACACAATCGTTCAAACTTAATCCAGTACATGGCAAAGCATGTGGACATGATTGCAGGAAAGTATCCATTTTGGAGTAGAACTGATGGAGCAGATCACTTTGTCGTTGCTTGCCATGATTGG GCTCCTGCAGAGACAAGAGGGCGAATTCTAAATTGCATCAGAGCCCTCTGCAACGCGGACATCGAAGTAGGATTCAAAATAGGCAAGGATGTTTCTCTTCCAGAAACATACATAAGATCACCCAACAACCCTGCCAAAAACATAGGGGGAAACCCCCCTTCCGAGAGGCCTATCCTTGCATTCTTCGCCGGCGGATTACACGGCTATGTTCGGCCAACTCTGCTTAATCACTGGGAGAACAAAGAACCTGACATGAAAATATCAGGTCCATTGCCACATGTGAAGGGCAATGCAAACTACATTGAGCTAATGAAGAGTAGCAAGTTCTGCATTTGTGCTAGAGGGCATGAAGTTAACAGCCCCCGTGTCGTGGAGGCAATCTTCCATGAATGTGTTCCGGTGATCATATCTGATAACTTCATACCACCTCTCTTTGAGGTCTTGAACTGGGAATCTTTCGCCGTGTTCGTCGCGGAGAAAGATATTCCGAATTTGAGGAGCATTCTGCTTTCAATATCTGAAGAGAAGTACTTGGAGATGCATAAGAGGGTGAAGAAGGTGCAAAAACATTTTGTGTGGCATTATAAGCCTGTAAAATATGATTTGTTTTATATGTTGCTTCATTCCATTTGGTACAATAGACTTTTCCGAATAAGCCACTCTTAA